GTGCTAACTATATCTAATCTACTACCTTTCCTCGGGATTTGTCAAGTGGCATTATTATTCAATTCGGCAGTCGGCCCGATGATAGTAAACTTGTAATGAGATGACACGGGACTTATAATTAGAAGTTAGGTTGTAGATAAAATGGCTACGAAAAAGAGGGATTATTACGAAGTCTTAGGCGTTTCCAAGACATGTTCTGCCGAGGAGATCAAGAAGGCGTTCAGAAAGCTTGCCCATCAATACCATCCCGACAAGAACAATGATAACGGCGCTGCAGAAAAGTTTAAAGAAATTAATGAGGCATATGAAGTTCTCTCGGATCCGGAACGGAGGGAAACCTATGACCGTTTCGGACATGCCGGTGATACGTTCGGTAAAGGCTTTGACGGCGATATATTTAGCGGCTTTAGTGGAGGCTTCGGCGATATCTTCGAGACGTTCTTCGGCGGCACCGGAGGCAGGCGGAGCAGGAGCGGGCCGCAGCGTGGCGGAGATATCCGCCATCATATAACTATCGATTTTGAAGAAGCGGCCTTTGGCTGCGAAAAGGAGATCGAGGTACATCGAACCGAGGCCTGTTCAAAGTGCCACGGCAACGGATGCAAACCGGGCAGCAATCCGATTAAATGCCCAGAATGTAACGGCTCCGGCGAAGTGCGCCAGGTACAGCGCAGTTTTTTCGGCCAGTTCGTGAATGTCACAATATGTCTGCGCTGCGGCGGTAGCGGGCAGGTAACATCCGATCCTTGCACTCATTGCAACGGGTCTAAGTACGAAGA
This is a stretch of genomic DNA from Dehalococcoidia bacterium. It encodes these proteins:
- the dnaJ gene encoding molecular chaperone DnaJ is translated as MATKKRDYYEVLGVSKTCSAEEIKKAFRKLAHQYHPDKNNDNGAAEKFKEINEAYEVLSDPERRETYDRFGHAGDTFGKGFDGDIFSGFSGGFGDIFETFFGGTGGRRSRSGPQRGGDIRHHITIDFEEAAFGCEKEIEVHRTEACSKCHGNGCKPGSNPIKCPECNGSGEVRQVQRSFFGQFVNVTICLRCGGSGQVTSDPCTHCNGSKYEEKTRRISVSIPAGVDEGSQIRMSGEGDAGRNGGRPGNLFINISVKEHKLFKRHDDDILYEVPITFPQAALGDEIEIPTLDGTAPLKIPPGTQSGRVIQLKGKGVPHLRGGGRGDQMVAIYVVTPESLTNEQKKLLSELAKTMGPATMPKKGKGFFNRIKDAFES